One Cellulomonas sp. NS3 genomic region harbors:
- a CDS encoding MarR family winged helix-turn-helix transcriptional regulator, whose amino-acid sequence MTDDPRADLVAQFAEAHAALDDAFLTSRLRPLLETTLTVQQLRALGLVATGGATTTHALAEALDVSAATVSGIVDRLVGAGMVERHTDPHDGRVRPLAPTDAGTATLRHLLTSPMDDEIQVLAALDVDDLRALVRGMWALAEAARRLVPQAPPTA is encoded by the coding sequence ATGACCGACGATCCGCGCGCCGACCTCGTCGCCCAGTTCGCCGAGGCGCACGCGGCCCTGGACGACGCGTTCCTCACGTCCCGGCTGCGCCCGCTGCTCGAGACCACGCTGACCGTCCAGCAGCTCCGCGCGCTCGGGCTCGTCGCGACCGGCGGCGCGACCACGACGCACGCGCTCGCCGAGGCCCTCGACGTCTCGGCGGCCACCGTCTCCGGGATCGTCGACCGGCTCGTCGGCGCCGGCATGGTCGAGCGGCACACCGACCCGCACGACGGCCGCGTGCGCCCGCTCGCCCCGACCGACGCCGGCACCGCGACCCTGCGCCACCTGCTCACCTCGCCCATGGACGACGAGATCCAGGTGCTCGCCGCGCTCGACGTCGACGACCTGCGGGCGCTCGTGCGCGGCATGTGGGCGCTGGCCGAGGCGGCCCGCCGGCTCGTGCCGCAGGCCCCGCCCACCGCCTGA